From a single Calothrix sp. NIES-2098 genomic region:
- a CDS encoding dinitrogenase iron-molybdenum cofactor biosynthesis domain-containing protein, with protein sequence MKIAFTTSDRIHINAHFGWAKKIDVYEVSPEGYHFLNTLKFDGDLKEDGNEDKLVPKIEALADCTIVYVSAIGGSAAARLIKKRITPIKARSEDDKITDLLDQLVQTLKGSPPPWLRKALQQKSPSFVEEEITV encoded by the coding sequence ATGAAAATTGCCTTCACCACTAGCGATCGAATTCATATTAATGCTCATTTTGGTTGGGCGAAGAAAATAGATGTTTATGAAGTTTCACCGGAGGGTTATCACTTTCTCAATACTTTGAAATTTGATGGCGACCTCAAAGAAGATGGGAATGAGGATAAATTAGTTCCCAAAATTGAAGCTTTAGCTGATTGCACGATTGTTTATGTATCAGCAATTGGCGGTAGTGCGGCTGCTCGGTTAATTAAGAAACGCATTACACCAATCAAAGCGAGGTCTGAGGATGATAAAATTACTGACCTTTTAGATCAGTTAGTCCAAACTTTAAAAGGCAGCCCTCCCCCCTGGTTGCGAAAAGCTTTACAACAAAAATCACCAAGTTTTGTAGAAGAGGAAATAACCGTATGA
- a CDS encoding nitrogenase MoFe cofactor biosynthesis protein NifE: MKITQGKINELLSEPGCEHNHNKHGQKKNKSCHQQAQPGAAQGGCAFDGASIALVPITDAAHLVHGPIACAGNSWGGRGSLSSDSHLYKMGFTTDLSENDIIFGGEKKLYKAILEVQQRYQPAAVFVYSTCVTALIGDDLDTVCEAAAKKTGIPVIPVNSPGFIGSKNLGNRVGGEALLEYVIGSAEPEYTTPYDINLIGEYNIAGELWGVLPLFEKLGIRVLAKITGDAKYNEVRYAHRAKLNVMICSKALINVARKMEERYGIPYIEESFYGVDDMNRCLRNIAAKLGDRALQERVEKLITEETTALDIALARYRDRLKDKRVVLYTGGVKSWSIISAAKDLGMEVVATSTKKSTEEDKARIKELLGKDGIAMEKGNAQELLRVIAQTKADMLIAGGRNQYTALKARIPFLDINQERHHPYAGYVGMVEMARELDEALHSPVWAQVRKPALWEVTERSRSDRGAEEAEEQRGKTVVRNSQKSVAVNPLKQSQPLGAALAFLGLKGVMPLFHGSQGCTAFAKVMLVRHFREAIPLSTTAMTEVSTILGGEDNIEQAILTLVEKSKPEIIGLLTTGLTETRGDDMEGILRSIRKRHPELYDLPIVFASTPDFKGALQDGFAAAVESIVKELPQPGETRLDQINILVSSAFTPGDVQEIKEIVCAFGLKPIVVPDLSVSLDGHLDDSYSAVTGGGTTLPELREMGSSVFTLALGESMRGAAESLQTQFDIPYELFPQLTGLDAVDNFLQGLVDISGNAVPEKYCHQRRQLQDAMLDTHFYFGCKRVSLGLEPDLLWSTAWFLQSMGAEIHAAVTTTKSPLLEQLPVESVTIGDLEDFERLAVGSDLVIANSHGKAIARRLHTPHYRLGFPVFDRLGNGQRCTVGYRGTIQLLFDLGNLFLEAEEEKAKH; this comes from the coding sequence ATGAAAATCACCCAAGGCAAAATTAACGAGCTGCTGAGTGAACCAGGATGCGAACACAATCACAACAAGCATGGGCAGAAGAAAAACAAATCTTGTCACCAACAAGCCCAACCCGGTGCTGCTCAAGGAGGCTGTGCTTTCGATGGTGCATCCATCGCCCTAGTCCCGATTACCGATGCTGCTCATTTAGTCCACGGGCCGATCGCGTGCGCTGGTAATTCTTGGGGTGGTCGTGGTAGTCTTTCCTCTGATTCCCATCTCTACAAAATGGGTTTCACGACTGATTTAAGTGAGAACGATATCATCTTCGGTGGGGAAAAGAAGCTGTACAAGGCAATTTTAGAAGTACAGCAACGCTATCAACCTGCGGCGGTGTTTGTTTACTCCACTTGTGTGACGGCGCTGATTGGCGATGATTTGGATACAGTTTGTGAAGCGGCGGCGAAGAAAACAGGTATACCTGTTATCCCCGTAAATTCACCTGGCTTTATTGGCAGTAAAAATCTGGGTAATCGCGTCGGTGGGGAAGCTTTACTAGAATATGTTATCGGTAGTGCTGAACCAGAATATACTACCCCTTATGATATTAATTTGATTGGTGAGTACAATATTGCTGGCGAATTGTGGGGTGTTCTGCCATTATTTGAAAAATTAGGTATTCGCGTTCTCGCTAAAATTACGGGTGATGCTAAGTATAATGAAGTGCGTTATGCTCACCGTGCCAAGCTGAATGTGATGATTTGCTCCAAAGCCCTGATTAATGTGGCGCGAAAGATGGAGGAGCGTTATGGTATCCCTTATATTGAAGAATCTTTCTATGGTGTAGATGACATGAATCGCTGTTTGCGGAATATTGCTGCAAAATTAGGCGATCGCGCTTTACAAGAAAGAGTAGAAAAATTAATTACAGAAGAAACTACTGCGCTAGATATTGCTTTAGCTCGTTACCGCGATCGCCTCAAAGATAAGCGGGTTGTACTTTATACCGGAGGTGTGAAAAGTTGGTCGATTATCTCGGCAGCTAAGGACTTAGGCATGGAAGTTGTCGCCACTAGCACCAAGAAAAGTACTGAAGAAGATAAAGCGAGGATCAAAGAATTACTAGGAAAAGATGGCATTGCTATGGAAAAAGGCAACGCCCAAGAATTACTCCGGGTGATTGCCCAGACAAAAGCGGATATGCTGATTGCTGGTGGTCGCAATCAATACACTGCCCTGAAAGCCCGTATCCCATTTTTAGATATTAATCAAGAACGCCATCATCCCTATGCTGGATATGTGGGTATGGTGGAAATGGCGCGAGAACTAGATGAGGCTTTGCACAGTCCTGTTTGGGCGCAGGTGCGGAAGCCGGCACTGTGGGAGGTCACTGAGCGAAGTCGAAGTGACCGGGGAGCAGAGGAAGCAGAGGAGCAGAGGGGGAAAACTGTAGTTAGAAATTCGCAGAAATCGGTTGCGGTGAATCCTCTGAAGCAAAGTCAACCTTTAGGTGCAGCTTTAGCCTTTTTAGGATTGAAAGGTGTAATGCCTTTGTTTCATGGTTCTCAGGGTTGTACTGCGTTCGCCAAAGTTATGTTAGTGCGGCATTTTCGGGAAGCTATTCCCCTATCCACCACTGCCATGACAGAAGTTAGCACTATTTTAGGTGGCGAAGATAATATTGAGCAAGCAATCCTGACGCTGGTAGAGAAATCAAAGCCAGAAATTATCGGTTTGTTAACTACCGGACTCACGGAAACTAGAGGGGATGACATGGAAGGAATTCTCAGAAGTATCCGCAAGCGTCACCCAGAATTATATGATTTGCCGATTGTCTTTGCTTCTACACCTGATTTTAAAGGTGCGTTGCAAGATGGTTTCGCCGCCGCCGTGGAAAGTATAGTTAAGGAATTGCCACAACCGGGAGAAACCAGATTAGACCAAATTAATATTTTGGTAAGTTCGGCGTTTACCCCTGGGGATGTACAGGAAATTAAAGAGATTGTCTGTGCGTTCGGGCTAAAACCCATTGTAGTACCCGACCTTTCTGTTTCCCTTGACGGTCACTTGGATGATTCCTACAGTGCGGTGACTGGTGGTGGGACGACTTTACCAGAACTCCGAGAAATGGGTAGTTCGGTGTTTACCCTCGCACTAGGCGAGAGTATGCGCGGTGCAGCAGAAAGTTTACAAACACAGTTTGATATACCTTACGAGCTGTTTCCCCAACTGACTGGGTTAGATGCAGTAGATAACTTTTTGCAAGGACTGGTAGATATTAGCGGTAATGCAGTTCCAGAAAAATATTGCCACCAACGCCGTCAGTTACAAGATGCAATGCTGGATACTCACTTTTATTTCGGGTGTAAGCGGGTGTCGTTAGGACTGGAACCTGATTTGTTGTGGTCAACAGCTTGGTTTTTGCAATCGATGGGTGCGGAAATTCACGCCGCCGTGACAACTACAAAGTCGCCGCTTTTGGAGCAACTGCCTGTGGAAAGCGTCACTATTGGGGATTTGGAAGATTTTGAGCGATTAGCAGTAGGTTCTGATTTGGTGATTGCTAATTCTCATGGTAAAGCGATCGCTCGCCGTCTGCACACTCCTCACTATCGGCTCGGTTTCCCTGTTTTTGACCGCTTGGGTAATGGACAGCGTTGTACTGTCGGCTACCGAGGAACTATTCAACTTTTATTTGACCTGGGCAATTTATTTCTAGAAGCCGAAGAAGAAAAAGCCAAGCATTAA
- a CDS encoding Mo-dependent nitrogenase-like protein produces the protein MGHWALILIILFVSLVPLVLLPLSLIPAAMSTIIHNRDRFFDILSPLRRWVDRFQICDRRTAHLICQVIPCCCPFERDVKFFGHTFHIPPLCKLNPLYDEFVGLRFRSLSYLSDECSEDITKYIC, from the coding sequence ATGGGGCATTGGGCATTGATACTAATTATTCTGTTTGTCTCCCTTGTCCCCCTTGTCCTCCTTCCCTTGTCTCTTATACCAGCCGCTATGAGTACAATCATCCACAACCGCGATCGCTTTTTTGATATTCTCTCTCCGTTACGCCGATGGGTGGATCGATTTCAAATATGCGATCGCCGTACCGCCCATCTCATTTGTCAAGTTATTCCCTGTTGCTGTCCTTTTGAACGCGACGTTAAATTTTTCGGACACACTTTCCACATTCCCCCACTGTGCAAATTAAATCCACTTTACGACGAGTTTGTGGGTCTGCGCTTCCGCAGTCTGTCTTATCTTTCAGATGAGTGTAGTGAAGACATCACGAAATATATTTGCTAG
- a CDS encoding nitrogenase molybdenum-iron protein beta chain produces the protein MAQNDINKIKDHAELFQQPEYQELFQAKKEFECGHESEEVTQMADWTKTWEYREKNFARQALTVNPAKACQPLGAILAAVGFEGTLPFVHGSQGCVAYFRSHFTRHFKEPFSAVSSSMTEDAAVFGGMKNLIEGLAVSYNLYKPKMIAVCTTCMAEVIGDDLQAFIRTSKEEGAVPEEFPVPYAHTPSFVGSHILGYDNMMKGILSNLTAGKKKETTNGKINFIPGFETYIGNLREIKRIANVMGIEYTLLADNSEYLDSPNNGTYNMYPGGTKLEDAADSINAEATIALQAYATTKTREYIEHEWHQKTYVNRPVGIRGTDEFLMKLSALTGKPIPQELEDERGRAVDALTDSQAWLHGKRVAMYGDPDLVIGLTQFLLEVGAEPVHILVSNSNEHFEAELRALLDSSPFGQGATIHGGRDLWHMRSLLFTEPVDLLIGNSYGKYLWRDTKTPFVRIGYPIFDRHHLHRYATYGYQGTINLLNWIVNTLLDELDRNTIIPSKTDISYDLIR, from the coding sequence ATGGCACAAAACGACATCAACAAAATCAAAGACCACGCCGAACTTTTTCAGCAACCGGAATACCAAGAGCTATTTCAAGCCAAGAAAGAGTTTGAATGTGGGCATGAATCTGAAGAAGTTACCCAGATGGCTGATTGGACAAAAACCTGGGAATACCGCGAAAAGAACTTTGCCCGCCAAGCGTTGACTGTTAACCCAGCGAAAGCTTGCCAACCTCTAGGCGCAATTTTAGCTGCTGTTGGTTTTGAAGGTACGCTACCTTTTGTACATGGTTCTCAAGGTTGCGTTGCTTACTTCCGCAGCCACTTCACCCGCCACTTTAAAGAACCGTTTTCTGCCGTATCCTCCTCAATGACGGAAGATGCAGCCGTATTCGGTGGTATGAAGAACTTAATTGAAGGTTTGGCAGTTTCTTACAACCTGTATAAGCCGAAAATGATCGCTGTCTGCACAACTTGTATGGCAGAGGTAATCGGGGATGACTTGCAAGCTTTTATTAGAACTTCTAAAGAAGAAGGTGCGGTTCCCGAAGAATTCCCCGTTCCCTATGCTCATACCCCCAGCTTTGTCGGTTCCCACATTTTGGGTTACGACAACATGATGAAGGGGATTTTGTCGAATTTGACAGCAGGTAAGAAGAAAGAAACCACCAACGGCAAAATTAACTTTATTCCTGGGTTTGAAACCTACATTGGCAACCTGCGGGAAATTAAGCGGATTGCTAATGTGATGGGAATTGAGTACACCTTGTTAGCAGATAACTCCGAATACTTGGATTCTCCGAATAACGGTACATATAATATGTATCCAGGTGGAACTAAGCTAGAAGATGCGGCTGATTCGATTAATGCTGAAGCGACGATCGCACTCCAAGCTTACGCTACTACCAAAACTCGCGAGTACATCGAACACGAATGGCATCAAAAGACTTACGTTAACCGTCCTGTGGGCATTCGCGGTACTGATGAATTCCTAATGAAACTGTCGGCGTTAACTGGTAAGCCAATTCCCCAAGAATTAGAAGATGAACGGGGACGCGCAGTGGATGCGTTAACCGATTCGCAAGCATGGTTACATGGCAAACGGGTTGCTATGTATGGCGATCCCGATTTGGTAATTGGTTTGACACAATTTTTATTAGAAGTTGGTGCGGAACCAGTTCACATCTTGGTTAGCAATAGTAACGAACATTTTGAGGCAGAACTGAGAGCATTACTCGACTCTAGCCCATTTGGTCAAGGTGCAACAATTCATGGTGGACGCGACTTATGGCACATGCGTTCTTTACTATTTACCGAACCTGTAGACTTGCTCATCGGCAATTCCTACGGTAAGTATCTCTGGCGCGACACCAAAACCCCATTCGTGCGGATTGGCTACCCCATATTTGACCGCCACCACCTGCACCGCTACGCCACCTACGGCTACCAAGGTACAATCAACCTACTCAACTGGATTGTTAACACACTCCTAGATGAGTTGGATCGCAACACCATTATTCCATCTAAGACCGATATTTCTTACGACTTGATTCGATGA
- a CDS encoding nitrogenase molybdenum-iron protein alpha chain, translating into MTPPESATLSKPTPVEEKKELIQEALEAYPEKSRKKREKHLNVYEEGKSDCGVKSNIKSIPGTMTTRGCAYAGSKGVVWGPIKDMVHISHGPVGCGYYSWSGRRNYYIGTTGIDSFGTMQFTSDFQERDIVFGGDKKLAKLIDEIEELFPLNRGISIQSECPIGLIGDDIEAVAKKKSKETGKTVVPVRCEGFRGVSQSLGHHIANDTIRDWVFPKADKAKKEGTLGFEPGPYDVAIIGDYNIGGDAWSSRILLEEIGLRVVAQWSGDGTLHEMMLTPSVKLNLVHCYRSMNYISRHMEEAYGIPWLEYNFFGPTKIAASLREIAAKFDETIQAKAEEVIAKYEAQTKAVLEKYRSRLEGKTVALMVGGLRPRHVVPAFEDLGMKLIGTGYEFGHNDDYKRTTHYVENGTLIYDDVSAYEFEHFVKALKPDLIASGIKEKYVFQKMALPFRQMHSWDYSGPYHGYDGFAIFARDMDLALNSPTWSLIGAPWKKSE; encoded by the coding sequence ATGACACCTCCTGAATCCGCTACTTTGAGCAAACCAACGCCAGTTGAAGAGAAGAAAGAACTTATTCAAGAGGCTCTAGAAGCCTACCCTGAAAAATCGCGCAAAAAGCGCGAAAAACACTTAAACGTTTACGAAGAAGGTAAATCTGATTGCGGCGTTAAGTCCAATATCAAATCCATTCCCGGTACAATGACCACCCGTGGTTGCGCCTATGCAGGTTCCAAAGGTGTGGTTTGGGGCCCCATCAAAGACATGGTTCATATCAGCCACGGCCCCGTTGGTTGCGGTTACTACTCCTGGTCAGGTCGGCGTAACTACTACATCGGTACTACTGGTATCGATTCCTTCGGCACGATGCAGTTCACCTCCGACTTCCAAGAACGGGACATTGTCTTTGGTGGAGACAAAAAGCTTGCTAAATTAATCGATGAGATTGAAGAACTGTTCCCCCTCAATCGCGGTATCTCCATACAATCCGAATGTCCCATTGGTCTAATTGGTGACGATATCGAAGCCGTAGCTAAGAAGAAATCCAAGGAAACTGGTAAAACTGTTGTTCCTGTACGTTGCGAAGGCTTCCGGGGTGTATCCCAATCCCTCGGTCACCACATCGCCAACGACACCATCCGCGACTGGGTATTCCCCAAAGCTGACAAAGCCAAGAAAGAAGGCACTCTCGGATTTGAACCCGGCCCCTACGATGTAGCCATTATCGGGGACTATAACATCGGTGGTGATGCTTGGTCTAGCCGCATCCTGTTAGAAGAAATCGGCTTGCGGGTTGTCGCTCAGTGGTCTGGCGATGGTACGCTACACGAGATGATGCTCACCCCCAGCGTGAAACTGAACCTAGTTCACTGCTACCGCTCCATGAACTACATCTCGCGCCACATGGAAGAAGCTTATGGTATTCCCTGGTTAGAATATAACTTCTTCGGCCCCACCAAGATTGCGGCATCTCTGCGAGAAATTGCTGCCAAGTTTGACGAGACAATTCAAGCGAAAGCAGAAGAAGTTATTGCCAAGTACGAAGCTCAAACCAAAGCTGTACTCGAAAAATATCGCTCCCGCTTAGAAGGTAAAACAGTCGCCCTCATGGTTGGTGGTTTGCGTCCCCGTCACGTTGTTCCAGCCTTTGAAGACCTGGGTATGAAGCTTATCGGTACAGGTTATGAATTCGGTCACAACGACGACTATAAACGTACTACCCACTACGTAGAAAATGGCACTTTAATTTATGATGACGTATCTGCCTATGAATTTGAGCATTTTGTGAAAGCACTCAAGCCCGATTTAATCGCTTCCGGGATTAAAGAGAAGTACGTCTTCCAAAAAATGGCGCTTCCCTTCCGCCAAATGCACTCATGGGATTATTCTGGGCCGTACCACGGCTACGACGGATTCGCTATCTTCGCCCGTGACATGGATCTCGCTCTCAACAGCCCCACCTGGAGCTTAATCGGCGCGCCTTGGAAAAAAAGTGAGTGA
- a CDS encoding nitrogenase iron protein subunit NifH, translated as MTDNIRQIAFYGKGGIGKSTTSQNTIAGLAQMGERIMIVGCDPKADSTRLMLHSKAQTTILHLAAERGAVEDLELEEVLLNGYLGVRCVESGGPEPGVGCAGRGIITAINFLEENGAYEDLDFVSYDVLGDVVCGGFAMPIREGKAQEIYIVCSGEMMAMYAANNIARGILKYAHSGGVRLGGLICNSRNVDGEVELIEALAARLNTQMIHFVPRNNVVQHAELRRMTVIEYAPEHPQAEEYRILAKKIKENTKLTIPTPISMDELEDLLVEFGILGGEEEYQKAIAQDAGKAAAVV; from the coding sequence ATGACTGACAACATTAGACAAATCGCATTCTACGGTAAAGGCGGTATCGGTAAGTCTACAACCTCTCAAAACACGATCGCTGGTTTAGCACAAATGGGCGAACGGATCATGATTGTAGGTTGCGATCCTAAAGCAGATTCCACCCGCCTGATGTTGCACAGCAAAGCTCAAACCACCATTCTGCACCTAGCTGCTGAACGCGGCGCAGTTGAAGATTTGGAACTCGAAGAAGTATTGCTGAATGGTTACTTGGGTGTCAGATGCGTAGAGTCAGGCGGCCCTGAACCCGGTGTAGGCTGCGCTGGACGCGGTATCATCACCGCCATCAACTTCTTAGAAGAAAACGGTGCTTACGAAGACTTAGATTTCGTTTCCTACGACGTATTAGGTGACGTTGTCTGCGGTGGTTTCGCTATGCCAATTCGCGAAGGTAAAGCACAAGAAATCTACATCGTTTGCTCCGGTGAAATGATGGCAATGTATGCTGCTAACAACATTGCTAGAGGTATTCTCAAATATGCTCACTCTGGTGGCGTGCGCTTGGGTGGTTTAATCTGCAACAGCCGTAACGTTGACGGCGAAGTTGAATTAATTGAAGCATTGGCTGCGAGACTCAACACCCAAATGATTCACTTTGTTCCCCGTAACAATGTGGTGCAACATGCAGAACTGCGCCGGATGACTGTAATTGAGTATGCGCCAGAACATCCTCAAGCTGAAGAATACCGGATTCTCGCTAAGAAAATCAAAGAAAATACCAAGCTGACAATTCCTACCCCCATCTCTATGGACGAATTGGAAGACTTGCTCGTGGAATTCGGTATTCTCGGTGGCGAAGAAGAATATCAAAAAGCGATCGCTCAAGACGCTGGTAAAGCAGCCGCAGTAGTCTAA